In Drosophila teissieri strain GT53w chromosome 2R, Prin_Dtei_1.1, whole genome shotgun sequence, the following proteins share a genomic window:
- the LOC122615012 gene encoding uncharacterized protein LOC122615012: MAHFMLSSVILVLLVSLVNSAPTASVTKFVPPINDNGVVLVPSENNYSLRIDLDGSTRDEVVEQIAPDVLQVKGTLSQRFPGSTNLLVTYEAGPNGYVAKYSLSGQPDVGIQVQQLPPNVLKTAAG, translated from the exons ATGGCTCACTTTATGTTAAGCTCA GTGATTTTGGTGTTGCTTGTGAGTCTGGTGAATTCGGCACCCACAGCTTCAGTTACCAAGTTCGTGCCGCCCATTAACGATAATGGAGTTGTGCTGGTGCCATCTGAGAATAATTATTCCCTGAG GATTGATCTCGACGGCTCGACGCGGGATGAGGTTGTTGAACAGATTGCTCCAGATGTGCTTCAAGTGAAGGGCACTCTTAGCCAGCGTTTTCCCGGATCCACCAACCTGCTGGTCACCTACGAAGCTGGTCCCAATGGATATGTGGCCAAGTATAGCCTATCTGGACAGCCTGATGTAGGGATCCAAGTTCAACAGTTACCACCCAATGTGTTAAAAACTGCCGCTGGATAA